In one window of Zingiber officinale cultivar Zhangliang chromosome 11A, Zo_v1.1, whole genome shotgun sequence DNA:
- the LOC122031741 gene encoding actin-related protein 8-like isoform X2 yields the protein MAVVLRKVLGSVLHRSGSSSSRHNSELPEDHPPLGDLNVIPNDVFVQILLLLGPRDAARTSSVCKSWRALVSGNAIWVYFIMNEKEPWDALVFAETHLQLCFVPPSQLSFMNIYSKRAMVPGSIIIDGGSGYCKYGWSKSCSPSGRCATFLEFGNLESPMHARFHYFFTTIFSRMQVKTSSQPVVVSLPICYVDDTESARASRKQLKEAIYSVLFEMNVPAVCAIDQAVLALFAARRTSGIVVNIGFHVTSVVPIFEGIVRHDIGIEIVGQGALKLTAFLRELMQQRNINFESLYTVRTIKEKLCYVAADYEAELQKDTEASCEVVGEGWFTLSKERFKTGEILFQPLIGGLRTLGLHRAVALCMDHCVAAEATPDNRWFKTVVLAGGTSCLPGLSERLEKELCKILPASMSNGIEVIPPPCGADSAWHGAKIVSSMSTFMDSWCITKKQYRQMMRRNMICTVEQMPLDFFMMF from the exons ATGGCGGTGGTGCTGCGGAAGGTCTTGGGCTCCGTGCTCCATCGCTCCGGATCCAGCTCCAGTCGCCATAACTCGGAACTCCCGGAAGACCACCCTCCCCTCGGAGATCTAAACGTCATCCCCAACGACGTCTTCGTGCAGATCCTCCTGCTGCTCGGACCCCGGGATGCCGCGCGGACCAGCTCCGTGTGCAAGTCATGGAGAGCCCTGGTGTCGGGCAACGCTATCTGGGTTTACTTTATCATGAACGAGAAGGAGCCGTGGGATGCTTTGGTCTTCGCCGAAACCCACTTGCA GTTATGCTTTGTTCCTCCATCACAGTTGTCATTTATGAACATTTATTCAAAGCGTGCAATGGTTCCAGGTTCTATTATTATTGATG GTGGCTCTGGCTATTGCAAGTATGGTTGGAGCAAGTCTTGTTCTCCATCTGGACGTTGTGCTACATTCTTA GAATTTGGCAATCTGGAGTCTCCAATGCATGCAAGATTTCACTATTTTTTTACCACAATATTTAGCAG AATGCAAGTGAAGACATCATCCCAACCAGTTGTTGTCTCCCTTCCTATATGCTATGTTGATG ATACTGAATCCGCTAGGGCATCTAGAAAGCAATTAAAAGAAGCAATCTACTCGGTTCTTTTTGAGATGAATGTTCCTGCTGTTTGTGCAATTGATCAG GCAGTGTTGGCTTTATTTGCTGCAAGACGAACTTCTGGAATTGTTGTCAACATTGGCTTCCATGTTACTTCAGTAGTCCCAA TTTTCGAAGGTATTGTTAGGCATGATATCGGCATTGAAATAGTGGGACAAGGTGCTCTAAAGCTCACTGCATTTCTCAGAGAATTAATGCAGCAAAGAAACATAAATTTTGAGTCTCTATACACTGTTAGAACCATCAAGGAG AAACTGTGCTACGTGGCTGCTGACTATGAGGCAGAGCTACAAAAAGATACTGAAGCTTCATGTGAGGTTGTTGGTGAGGGTTGGTTCACTCTATCAAAAGAGCGGTTTAAGACTGGGGAAATCCTTTTCCAACCACTTATTGGTGGGCT GCGCACACTGGGTTTGCATCGAGCTGTGGCTCTCTGCATGGATCATTGCGTGGCTGCTGAAGCCACCCCTGATAATAGATGGTTTAAAACTGTGGTTTTGGCGGGTGGAACTTCTTGTTTACCTGGACTGTCAG AGAGACTTGAGAAAGAACTGTGCAAGATTCTCCCTGCCTCAATGTCTAATGGTATAGAGGTTATTCCTCCTCCATGTGGTGCTGATTCTGCCTGGCACGGTGCAAAGATCGTCAGCAGT ATGAGCACCTTCATGGATTCATGGTGTATTACGAAGAAACAATATCGGCAGATGATGCGACGCAACATGATATG CACGGTGGAGCAAATGCCGCTCGACTTCTTCATGATGTTTTAA
- the LOC122031741 gene encoding actin-related protein 8-like isoform X7 — translation MLWSSPKPTCSGSGYCKYGWSKSCSPSGRCATFLEFGNLESPMHARFHYFFTTIFSRMQVKTSSQPVVVSLPICYVDGQRICTNTESARASRKQLKEAIYSVLFEMNVPAVCAIDQAVLALFAARRTSGIVVNIGFHVTSVVPIFEGIVRHDIGIEIVGQGALKLTAFLRELMQQRNINFESLYTVRTIKEKLCYVAADYEAELQKDTEASCEVVGEGWFTLSKERFKTGEILFQPLIGGLRTLGLHRAVALCMDHCVAAEATPDNRWFKTVVLAGGTSCLPGLSERLEKELCKILPASMSNGIEVIPPPCGADSAWHGAKIVSSMSTFMDSWCITKKQYRQMMRRNMICTVEQMPLDFFMMF, via the exons ATGCTTTGGTCTTCGCCGAAACCCACTTGCA GTGGCTCTGGCTATTGCAAGTATGGTTGGAGCAAGTCTTGTTCTCCATCTGGACGTTGTGCTACATTCTTA GAATTTGGCAATCTGGAGTCTCCAATGCATGCAAGATTTCACTATTTTTTTACCACAATATTTAGCAG AATGCAAGTGAAGACATCATCCCAACCAGTTGTTGTCTCCCTTCCTATATGCTATGTTGATGGTCAGCGCATCTGCACGA ATACTGAATCCGCTAGGGCATCTAGAAAGCAATTAAAAGAAGCAATCTACTCGGTTCTTTTTGAGATGAATGTTCCTGCTGTTTGTGCAATTGATCAG GCAGTGTTGGCTTTATTTGCTGCAAGACGAACTTCTGGAATTGTTGTCAACATTGGCTTCCATGTTACTTCAGTAGTCCCAA TTTTCGAAGGTATTGTTAGGCATGATATCGGCATTGAAATAGTGGGACAAGGTGCTCTAAAGCTCACTGCATTTCTCAGAGAATTAATGCAGCAAAGAAACATAAATTTTGAGTCTCTATACACTGTTAGAACCATCAAGGAG AAACTGTGCTACGTGGCTGCTGACTATGAGGCAGAGCTACAAAAAGATACTGAAGCTTCATGTGAGGTTGTTGGTGAGGGTTGGTTCACTCTATCAAAAGAGCGGTTTAAGACTGGGGAAATCCTTTTCCAACCACTTATTGGTGGGCT GCGCACACTGGGTTTGCATCGAGCTGTGGCTCTCTGCATGGATCATTGCGTGGCTGCTGAAGCCACCCCTGATAATAGATGGTTTAAAACTGTGGTTTTGGCGGGTGGAACTTCTTGTTTACCTGGACTGTCAG AGAGACTTGAGAAAGAACTGTGCAAGATTCTCCCTGCCTCAATGTCTAATGGTATAGAGGTTATTCCTCCTCCATGTGGTGCTGATTCTGCCTGGCACGGTGCAAAGATCGTCAGCAGT ATGAGCACCTTCATGGATTCATGGTGTATTACGAAGAAACAATATCGGCAGATGATGCGACGCAACATGATATG CACGGTGGAGCAAATGCCGCTCGACTTCTTCATGATGTTTTAA
- the LOC122031741 gene encoding actin-related protein 8-like isoform X5, whose product MAVVLRKVLGSVLHRSGSSSSRHNSELPEDHPPLGDLNVIPNDVFVQILLLLGPRDAARTSSVCKSWRALVSGNAIWVYFIMNEKEPWDALVFAETHLQLCFVPPSQLSFMNIYSKRAMVPGSIIIDGGSGYCKYGWSKSCSPSGRCATFLEFGNLESPMHARFHYFFTTIFSRMQVKTSSQPVVVSLPICYVDDTESARASRKQLKEAIYSVLFEMNVPAVCAIDQAVLALFAARRTSGIVVNIGFHVTSVVPIFEGIVRHDIGIEIVGQGALKLTAFLRELMQQRNINFESLYTVRTIKEKLCYVAADYEAELQKDTEASCEVVGEGWFTLSKERFKTGEILFQPLIGGLRTLGLHRAVALCMDHCVAAEATPDNRWFKTVVLAGGTSCLPGLSERLEKELCKILPASMSNGIEVIPPPCGADSAWHGAKIVSSMSTFMDSWCITKKQYRQMMRRNMICA is encoded by the exons ATGGCGGTGGTGCTGCGGAAGGTCTTGGGCTCCGTGCTCCATCGCTCCGGATCCAGCTCCAGTCGCCATAACTCGGAACTCCCGGAAGACCACCCTCCCCTCGGAGATCTAAACGTCATCCCCAACGACGTCTTCGTGCAGATCCTCCTGCTGCTCGGACCCCGGGATGCCGCGCGGACCAGCTCCGTGTGCAAGTCATGGAGAGCCCTGGTGTCGGGCAACGCTATCTGGGTTTACTTTATCATGAACGAGAAGGAGCCGTGGGATGCTTTGGTCTTCGCCGAAACCCACTTGCA GTTATGCTTTGTTCCTCCATCACAGTTGTCATTTATGAACATTTATTCAAAGCGTGCAATGGTTCCAGGTTCTATTATTATTGATG GTGGCTCTGGCTATTGCAAGTATGGTTGGAGCAAGTCTTGTTCTCCATCTGGACGTTGTGCTACATTCTTA GAATTTGGCAATCTGGAGTCTCCAATGCATGCAAGATTTCACTATTTTTTTACCACAATATTTAGCAG AATGCAAGTGAAGACATCATCCCAACCAGTTGTTGTCTCCCTTCCTATATGCTATGTTGATG ATACTGAATCCGCTAGGGCATCTAGAAAGCAATTAAAAGAAGCAATCTACTCGGTTCTTTTTGAGATGAATGTTCCTGCTGTTTGTGCAATTGATCAG GCAGTGTTGGCTTTATTTGCTGCAAGACGAACTTCTGGAATTGTTGTCAACATTGGCTTCCATGTTACTTCAGTAGTCCCAA TTTTCGAAGGTATTGTTAGGCATGATATCGGCATTGAAATAGTGGGACAAGGTGCTCTAAAGCTCACTGCATTTCTCAGAGAATTAATGCAGCAAAGAAACATAAATTTTGAGTCTCTATACACTGTTAGAACCATCAAGGAG AAACTGTGCTACGTGGCTGCTGACTATGAGGCAGAGCTACAAAAAGATACTGAAGCTTCATGTGAGGTTGTTGGTGAGGGTTGGTTCACTCTATCAAAAGAGCGGTTTAAGACTGGGGAAATCCTTTTCCAACCACTTATTGGTGGGCT GCGCACACTGGGTTTGCATCGAGCTGTGGCTCTCTGCATGGATCATTGCGTGGCTGCTGAAGCCACCCCTGATAATAGATGGTTTAAAACTGTGGTTTTGGCGGGTGGAACTTCTTGTTTACCTGGACTGTCAG AGAGACTTGAGAAAGAACTGTGCAAGATTCTCCCTGCCTCAATGTCTAATGGTATAGAGGTTATTCCTCCTCCATGTGGTGCTGATTCTGCCTGGCACGGTGCAAAGATCGTCAGCAGT ATGAGCACCTTCATGGATTCATGGTGTATTACGAAGAAACAATATCGGCAGATGATGCGACGCAACATGATATG TGCTTAG
- the LOC122031741 gene encoding actin-related protein 8-like isoform X4, translating to MAVVLRKVLGSVLHRSGSSSSRHNSELPEDHPPLGDLNVIPNDVFVQILLLLGPRDAARTSSVCKSWRALVSGNAIWVYFIMNEKEPWDALVFAETHLQLCFVPPSQLSFMNIYSKRAMVPGSIIIDGGSGYCKYGWSKSCSPSGRCATFLEFGNLESPMHARFHYFFTTIFSRMQVKTSSQPVVVSLPICYVDGQRICTNTESARASRKQLKEAIYSVLFEMNVPAVCAIDQAVLALFAARRTSGIVVNIGFHVTSVVPIFEGIVRHDIGIEIVGQGALKLTAFLRELMQQRNINFESLYTVRTIKEKLCYVAADYEAELQKDTEASCEVVGEGWFTLSKERFKTGEILFQPLIGGLRTLGLHRAVALCMDHCVAAEATPDNRWFKTVVLAGGTSCLPGLSERLEKELCKILPASMSNGIEVIPPPCGADSAWHGAKIVSSMSTFMDSWCITKKQYRQMMRRNMI from the exons ATGGCGGTGGTGCTGCGGAAGGTCTTGGGCTCCGTGCTCCATCGCTCCGGATCCAGCTCCAGTCGCCATAACTCGGAACTCCCGGAAGACCACCCTCCCCTCGGAGATCTAAACGTCATCCCCAACGACGTCTTCGTGCAGATCCTCCTGCTGCTCGGACCCCGGGATGCCGCGCGGACCAGCTCCGTGTGCAAGTCATGGAGAGCCCTGGTGTCGGGCAACGCTATCTGGGTTTACTTTATCATGAACGAGAAGGAGCCGTGGGATGCTTTGGTCTTCGCCGAAACCCACTTGCA GTTATGCTTTGTTCCTCCATCACAGTTGTCATTTATGAACATTTATTCAAAGCGTGCAATGGTTCCAGGTTCTATTATTATTGATG GTGGCTCTGGCTATTGCAAGTATGGTTGGAGCAAGTCTTGTTCTCCATCTGGACGTTGTGCTACATTCTTA GAATTTGGCAATCTGGAGTCTCCAATGCATGCAAGATTTCACTATTTTTTTACCACAATATTTAGCAG AATGCAAGTGAAGACATCATCCCAACCAGTTGTTGTCTCCCTTCCTATATGCTATGTTGATGGTCAGCGCATCTGCACGA ATACTGAATCCGCTAGGGCATCTAGAAAGCAATTAAAAGAAGCAATCTACTCGGTTCTTTTTGAGATGAATGTTCCTGCTGTTTGTGCAATTGATCAG GCAGTGTTGGCTTTATTTGCTGCAAGACGAACTTCTGGAATTGTTGTCAACATTGGCTTCCATGTTACTTCAGTAGTCCCAA TTTTCGAAGGTATTGTTAGGCATGATATCGGCATTGAAATAGTGGGACAAGGTGCTCTAAAGCTCACTGCATTTCTCAGAGAATTAATGCAGCAAAGAAACATAAATTTTGAGTCTCTATACACTGTTAGAACCATCAAGGAG AAACTGTGCTACGTGGCTGCTGACTATGAGGCAGAGCTACAAAAAGATACTGAAGCTTCATGTGAGGTTGTTGGTGAGGGTTGGTTCACTCTATCAAAAGAGCGGTTTAAGACTGGGGAAATCCTTTTCCAACCACTTATTGGTGGGCT GCGCACACTGGGTTTGCATCGAGCTGTGGCTCTCTGCATGGATCATTGCGTGGCTGCTGAAGCCACCCCTGATAATAGATGGTTTAAAACTGTGGTTTTGGCGGGTGGAACTTCTTGTTTACCTGGACTGTCAG AGAGACTTGAGAAAGAACTGTGCAAGATTCTCCCTGCCTCAATGTCTAATGGTATAGAGGTTATTCCTCCTCCATGTGGTGCTGATTCTGCCTGGCACGGTGCAAAGATCGTCAGCAGT ATGAGCACCTTCATGGATTCATGGTGTATTACGAAGAAACAATATCGGCAGATGATGCGACGCAACATGATATG A
- the LOC122031741 gene encoding actin-related protein 8-like isoform X1, producing the protein MAVVLRKVLGSVLHRSGSSSSRHNSELPEDHPPLGDLNVIPNDVFVQILLLLGPRDAARTSSVCKSWRALVSGNAIWVYFIMNEKEPWDALVFAETHLQLCFVPPSQLSFMNIYSKRAMVPGSIIIDGGSGYCKYGWSKSCSPSGRCATFLEFGNLESPMHARFHYFFTTIFSRMQVKTSSQPVVVSLPICYVDGQRICTNTESARASRKQLKEAIYSVLFEMNVPAVCAIDQAVLALFAARRTSGIVVNIGFHVTSVVPIFEGIVRHDIGIEIVGQGALKLTAFLRELMQQRNINFESLYTVRTIKEKLCYVAADYEAELQKDTEASCEVVGEGWFTLSKERFKTGEILFQPLIGGLRTLGLHRAVALCMDHCVAAEATPDNRWFKTVVLAGGTSCLPGLSERLEKELCKILPASMSNGIEVIPPPCGADSAWHGAKIVSSMSTFMDSWCITKKQYRQMMRRNMICTVEQMPLDFFMMF; encoded by the exons ATGGCGGTGGTGCTGCGGAAGGTCTTGGGCTCCGTGCTCCATCGCTCCGGATCCAGCTCCAGTCGCCATAACTCGGAACTCCCGGAAGACCACCCTCCCCTCGGAGATCTAAACGTCATCCCCAACGACGTCTTCGTGCAGATCCTCCTGCTGCTCGGACCCCGGGATGCCGCGCGGACCAGCTCCGTGTGCAAGTCATGGAGAGCCCTGGTGTCGGGCAACGCTATCTGGGTTTACTTTATCATGAACGAGAAGGAGCCGTGGGATGCTTTGGTCTTCGCCGAAACCCACTTGCA GTTATGCTTTGTTCCTCCATCACAGTTGTCATTTATGAACATTTATTCAAAGCGTGCAATGGTTCCAGGTTCTATTATTATTGATG GTGGCTCTGGCTATTGCAAGTATGGTTGGAGCAAGTCTTGTTCTCCATCTGGACGTTGTGCTACATTCTTA GAATTTGGCAATCTGGAGTCTCCAATGCATGCAAGATTTCACTATTTTTTTACCACAATATTTAGCAG AATGCAAGTGAAGACATCATCCCAACCAGTTGTTGTCTCCCTTCCTATATGCTATGTTGATGGTCAGCGCATCTGCACGA ATACTGAATCCGCTAGGGCATCTAGAAAGCAATTAAAAGAAGCAATCTACTCGGTTCTTTTTGAGATGAATGTTCCTGCTGTTTGTGCAATTGATCAG GCAGTGTTGGCTTTATTTGCTGCAAGACGAACTTCTGGAATTGTTGTCAACATTGGCTTCCATGTTACTTCAGTAGTCCCAA TTTTCGAAGGTATTGTTAGGCATGATATCGGCATTGAAATAGTGGGACAAGGTGCTCTAAAGCTCACTGCATTTCTCAGAGAATTAATGCAGCAAAGAAACATAAATTTTGAGTCTCTATACACTGTTAGAACCATCAAGGAG AAACTGTGCTACGTGGCTGCTGACTATGAGGCAGAGCTACAAAAAGATACTGAAGCTTCATGTGAGGTTGTTGGTGAGGGTTGGTTCACTCTATCAAAAGAGCGGTTTAAGACTGGGGAAATCCTTTTCCAACCACTTATTGGTGGGCT GCGCACACTGGGTTTGCATCGAGCTGTGGCTCTCTGCATGGATCATTGCGTGGCTGCTGAAGCCACCCCTGATAATAGATGGTTTAAAACTGTGGTTTTGGCGGGTGGAACTTCTTGTTTACCTGGACTGTCAG AGAGACTTGAGAAAGAACTGTGCAAGATTCTCCCTGCCTCAATGTCTAATGGTATAGAGGTTATTCCTCCTCCATGTGGTGCTGATTCTGCCTGGCACGGTGCAAAGATCGTCAGCAGT ATGAGCACCTTCATGGATTCATGGTGTATTACGAAGAAACAATATCGGCAGATGATGCGACGCAACATGATATG CACGGTGGAGCAAATGCCGCTCGACTTCTTCATGATGTTTTAA
- the LOC122031741 gene encoding actin-related protein 8-like isoform X6 — protein sequence MAVVLRKVLGSVLHRSGSSSSRHNSELPEDHPPLGDLNVIPNDVFVQILLLLGPRDAARTSSVCKSWRALVSGNAIWVYFIMNEKEPWDALVFAETHLQLCFVPPSQLSFMNIYSKRAMVPGSIIIDGGSGYCKYGWSKSCSPSGRCATFLEFGNLESPMHARFHYFFTTIFSRMQVKTSSQPVVVSLPICYVDDTESARASRKQLKEAIYSVLFEMNVPAVCAIDQAVLALFAARRTSGIVVNIGFHVTSVVPIFEGIVRHDIGIEIVGQGALKLTAFLRELMQQRNINFESLYTVRTIKEKLCYVAADYEAELQKDTEASCEVVGEGWFTLSKERFKTGEILFQPLIGGLRTLGLHRAVALCMDHCVAAEATPDNRWFKTVVLAGGTSCLPGLSERLEKELCKILPASMSNGIEVIPPPCGADSAWHGAKIVSSMSTFMDSWCITKKQYRQMMRRNMIW from the exons ATGGCGGTGGTGCTGCGGAAGGTCTTGGGCTCCGTGCTCCATCGCTCCGGATCCAGCTCCAGTCGCCATAACTCGGAACTCCCGGAAGACCACCCTCCCCTCGGAGATCTAAACGTCATCCCCAACGACGTCTTCGTGCAGATCCTCCTGCTGCTCGGACCCCGGGATGCCGCGCGGACCAGCTCCGTGTGCAAGTCATGGAGAGCCCTGGTGTCGGGCAACGCTATCTGGGTTTACTTTATCATGAACGAGAAGGAGCCGTGGGATGCTTTGGTCTTCGCCGAAACCCACTTGCA GTTATGCTTTGTTCCTCCATCACAGTTGTCATTTATGAACATTTATTCAAAGCGTGCAATGGTTCCAGGTTCTATTATTATTGATG GTGGCTCTGGCTATTGCAAGTATGGTTGGAGCAAGTCTTGTTCTCCATCTGGACGTTGTGCTACATTCTTA GAATTTGGCAATCTGGAGTCTCCAATGCATGCAAGATTTCACTATTTTTTTACCACAATATTTAGCAG AATGCAAGTGAAGACATCATCCCAACCAGTTGTTGTCTCCCTTCCTATATGCTATGTTGATG ATACTGAATCCGCTAGGGCATCTAGAAAGCAATTAAAAGAAGCAATCTACTCGGTTCTTTTTGAGATGAATGTTCCTGCTGTTTGTGCAATTGATCAG GCAGTGTTGGCTTTATTTGCTGCAAGACGAACTTCTGGAATTGTTGTCAACATTGGCTTCCATGTTACTTCAGTAGTCCCAA TTTTCGAAGGTATTGTTAGGCATGATATCGGCATTGAAATAGTGGGACAAGGTGCTCTAAAGCTCACTGCATTTCTCAGAGAATTAATGCAGCAAAGAAACATAAATTTTGAGTCTCTATACACTGTTAGAACCATCAAGGAG AAACTGTGCTACGTGGCTGCTGACTATGAGGCAGAGCTACAAAAAGATACTGAAGCTTCATGTGAGGTTGTTGGTGAGGGTTGGTTCACTCTATCAAAAGAGCGGTTTAAGACTGGGGAAATCCTTTTCCAACCACTTATTGGTGGGCT GCGCACACTGGGTTTGCATCGAGCTGTGGCTCTCTGCATGGATCATTGCGTGGCTGCTGAAGCCACCCCTGATAATAGATGGTTTAAAACTGTGGTTTTGGCGGGTGGAACTTCTTGTTTACCTGGACTGTCAG AGAGACTTGAGAAAGAACTGTGCAAGATTCTCCCTGCCTCAATGTCTAATGGTATAGAGGTTATTCCTCCTCCATGTGGTGCTGATTCTGCCTGGCACGGTGCAAAGATCGTCAGCAGT ATGAGCACCTTCATGGATTCATGGTGTATTACGAAGAAACAATATCGGCAGATGATGCGACGCAACATGATATGGTGA
- the LOC122031741 gene encoding actin-related protein 8-like isoform X3, whose protein sequence is MAVVLRKVLGSVLHRSGSSSSRHNSELPEDHPPLGDLNVIPNDVFVQILLLLGPRDAARTSSVCKSWRALVSGNAIWVYFIMNEKEPWDALVFAETHLQLCFVPPSQLSFMNIYSKRAMVPGSIIIDGGSGYCKYGWSKSCSPSGRCATFLEFGNLESPMHARFHYFFTTIFSRMQVKTSSQPVVVSLPICYVDGQRICTNTESARASRKQLKEAIYSVLFEMNVPAVCAIDQAVLALFAARRTSGIVVNIGFHVTSVVPIFEGIVRHDIGIEIVGQGALKLTAFLRELMQQRNINFESLYTVRTIKEKLCYVAADYEAELQKDTEASCEVVGEGWFTLSKERFKTGEILFQPLIGGLRTLGLHRAVALCMDHCVAAEATPDNRWFKTVVLAGGTSCLPGLSERLEKELCKILPASMSNGIEVIPPPCGADSAWHGAKIVSSMSTFMDSWCITKKQYRQMMRRNMICA, encoded by the exons ATGGCGGTGGTGCTGCGGAAGGTCTTGGGCTCCGTGCTCCATCGCTCCGGATCCAGCTCCAGTCGCCATAACTCGGAACTCCCGGAAGACCACCCTCCCCTCGGAGATCTAAACGTCATCCCCAACGACGTCTTCGTGCAGATCCTCCTGCTGCTCGGACCCCGGGATGCCGCGCGGACCAGCTCCGTGTGCAAGTCATGGAGAGCCCTGGTGTCGGGCAACGCTATCTGGGTTTACTTTATCATGAACGAGAAGGAGCCGTGGGATGCTTTGGTCTTCGCCGAAACCCACTTGCA GTTATGCTTTGTTCCTCCATCACAGTTGTCATTTATGAACATTTATTCAAAGCGTGCAATGGTTCCAGGTTCTATTATTATTGATG GTGGCTCTGGCTATTGCAAGTATGGTTGGAGCAAGTCTTGTTCTCCATCTGGACGTTGTGCTACATTCTTA GAATTTGGCAATCTGGAGTCTCCAATGCATGCAAGATTTCACTATTTTTTTACCACAATATTTAGCAG AATGCAAGTGAAGACATCATCCCAACCAGTTGTTGTCTCCCTTCCTATATGCTATGTTGATGGTCAGCGCATCTGCACGA ATACTGAATCCGCTAGGGCATCTAGAAAGCAATTAAAAGAAGCAATCTACTCGGTTCTTTTTGAGATGAATGTTCCTGCTGTTTGTGCAATTGATCAG GCAGTGTTGGCTTTATTTGCTGCAAGACGAACTTCTGGAATTGTTGTCAACATTGGCTTCCATGTTACTTCAGTAGTCCCAA TTTTCGAAGGTATTGTTAGGCATGATATCGGCATTGAAATAGTGGGACAAGGTGCTCTAAAGCTCACTGCATTTCTCAGAGAATTAATGCAGCAAAGAAACATAAATTTTGAGTCTCTATACACTGTTAGAACCATCAAGGAG AAACTGTGCTACGTGGCTGCTGACTATGAGGCAGAGCTACAAAAAGATACTGAAGCTTCATGTGAGGTTGTTGGTGAGGGTTGGTTCACTCTATCAAAAGAGCGGTTTAAGACTGGGGAAATCCTTTTCCAACCACTTATTGGTGGGCT GCGCACACTGGGTTTGCATCGAGCTGTGGCTCTCTGCATGGATCATTGCGTGGCTGCTGAAGCCACCCCTGATAATAGATGGTTTAAAACTGTGGTTTTGGCGGGTGGAACTTCTTGTTTACCTGGACTGTCAG AGAGACTTGAGAAAGAACTGTGCAAGATTCTCCCTGCCTCAATGTCTAATGGTATAGAGGTTATTCCTCCTCCATGTGGTGCTGATTCTGCCTGGCACGGTGCAAAGATCGTCAGCAGT ATGAGCACCTTCATGGATTCATGGTGTATTACGAAGAAACAATATCGGCAGATGATGCGACGCAACATGATATG TGCTTAG